Genomic segment of Acomys russatus chromosome 9, mAcoRus1.1, whole genome shotgun sequence:
GATTGCTGCCTACCCACccagcttgttttttctttcttttctgtttagtttcttatGGTAAAGATCAACTTATTTAAATTCTCTTAGCTGACTAAGTCTTTTTGATATCAGTACATAAAGTTTTTGATAAACCTTTTcatgctttctttgcttttttagaATTGGCCTACAGGGGGATATGGCTGATCCAAGGACAAATAGCTTCCTGTATATCCTAGATATTCTTCCAAGGTAAAAATGTAGATTCTTGTGCAGTTACCTTTAATTTAAAACTATGGGTACGAAACGATGCAACATTTGTCACTTTGTAGAGAGAAGCAGTTGTTACATGCACCCTTCTTTTGCCACAACTAATAATTTCACAAAGGCATGCTTGCCTCCGTAGTGACTGGTAGAGCTTTCAGTAACCAGCTAaaatctgctgcctctgctcaccCATAGTAGTCATGAAGATGCTACCAGTGCTAGTGAACGCTGCCACAGTGGCTGAATGGCAGCCAGTGCTAGTGAacgctgccaccatgcctgagtgGTAGTCAGTGCTAGTGAacgctgccaccatgcctgaatgGCAGCCAGTGCTAGTGAACGCTGCCACAGTGGCTGAATGGTAGTCAGTGCTAGTGAACGCTGCCATCATGCCTGAATGGTAGTCAGTGCTAGTGAACGCTGCCACAGTGGCTGAATGGTAGTGCTAGTGAACGCTGTCACCATGGCTGAATGGCAGCCAGTGCTAGTGAacgctgccaccatgcctgaatgGTAGTCAGTGCTAGTGAacgctgccaccatgcctgaatgGTAGTCAGTGCTAGTGAACGCTGCCACAGTGGCTGAATGGCAGCCAGTGCTAGTGAACGCTGTCACCATGGCTGAATGGCAGCCAGTGCTAGTGAACGCTGTCACCATGGCTGAATGGCAGCCAGTGCTAGTGAACACTGTCATCATGGCTGAATGGCAACTTTTTTGAGTTTTGCAGTACAGAAGCCCCGTGAAAACCCATAGTTTGAGGTGTGCTTCAATGGAACTTAACTGTTCAAGTGTGAGCTTTTTCAAGCATACTATGctttgagaaaaatgaataaaataggaattaaaattaatttttaaaaaatctattaaatTATTTAAGGCCCATTTCTCACaagttgtgattttctttttgcgTCTTTATAATTCagtctttgtatttctgtttgtttttggttttagacTACAAAAATTACCCAAGTATATTCTTTTAGAAAATGTCAAAGGTTTTGAAGTATCTTCTACAaggtaaaaaatatatttgtcttgCATATGTCTTAAACTTGCTATATTTTATAGTAGGCCCTGTTGGGAGATAAAGATCTAATAATTACTACATATTCTGACATTTAAAAGATATGGTTTATTAATTAATATGACGTTTTATCAATAATATAAACATTACAaagttttttctcttctccttttgatCTTCCAGAATGAGTATTGATTTTAGTATTAAGTATTTATAagcagaaatattttcattaagaaCAACCTCATGGTGAGCACGTGTCACCATACTGTtagatgggagagatggctcagaggcaggCTTCCACCAGACGCAGCCTGTGTGGAGAGAAGGCATCCACATAGGCTGTTGCTTGATCACCTGTTGCTCATCACCGATTCCCTCTGCTTTGCCCTGTGGAGCTGTGGTTTCTGTTCCCAGAGCCATTTAATTAAGGAGTTAAGCTTTCGTCAGTTGGTCACATTGTCTGGCCGCTCTATTGCTTGTGCTAGAAACTCCTCTAGTGTCACCTTATTCCAGTGCGATTCCTCAAGTAATGCCTGGGGAGCCTGCCACTAAATGGCTTGGCACACTTGGGGTTTCCTGATGATGAAGTGCTCTATGAGAGTGCCTTTTCTAAGCAGCAGCTGGAAGCTTTCTCTTTGactctttctcttcccagagAGCTGCTGGTGCACACATTAGAAACCTGTGGCTTTCAGTATCAAGAGTTTCTGTTATCTCCGTCCTCTGTAAGTACGACAGTTCAAACCTGTATGTAAGTGATCCTCTAAGGGAATttgatgtaataaataaaatagatctaTGTTTAATGTTTCACATAAGTGTTAAATTAGCTTAGACATGGATCTTACTTTCTGAAGAACATGGTGCATGCTCGTTGCTTTGCTTGTACATAAAATAGGTTCGTTAACTctcctacatttttctttttggaaaacaAATGACTGCAGGTTTTGAAAATATGTGTTTTACATGTCTAAATTAGATGTCTTGCATTCGGTAATTCTCTGGGTAATACAGGATTGAAAATGAAGTGGacacattataattttttttattacatgaaATTAGGTTGAAAGTGTTGCTGTCAGTTCATATAAGAAATCAAAGCActtgcttgtttttcaaaaagTTGATTTTGTGTGATTATGTTTGTcatatttttagtttcttatCATCATTAGCCATATTATATAATTCTTTGttcacaaatgaaaagaaaatctagctttaaaatttaatatataaattgtcAGAACTGGCAGTGTAACTGATCTATTTAACTTTATTTCATAACATTGCCTCTTTTAGAGTATAGTAAATGCTCCtctaaaagtaaaagtaaaaccaGGCAAGAATAACTACGTTTGAACTTAATGgtttttctattattatattatcaataacaaatacaaaatgtctcttttcttcttacttggatacatgtatacatgttttgTCAGGAATAATCTTCATTCACCTAAAGGTACAGAATAGCAATTTAACTGGCTTAGATTCTTCTGAAAAGAAGTCTTCAAtactgggtttggtggcacacacctttaatcccagcactccagaggcaaaggcaggtagatctctgtttgaagccagcctggtctacagaagtgagtttcaggaccaccaaagctacacagaaaaactctctctcgaaaaacaaaaaagcaagagcaAGGGGAAAAAAGTCTTCTAACATTAGTAGCAATATTTGCTTTGGCAGAAACTAGGTGCATGTCTGCCTGAATCTCTATGCTAGGTGCTGAGGTTGCTTCAAATCTCCCAAATTTCATATGGTATCTAACTGTTCTGTTTTGCTTACAGCTTGGCATTCCAAACTCAAGGCTACGGTATTTTCTCATTGCAAAGCTTCAGAAAGAGCCTTTACCTTTTCAAGCCCCTAGCCAGGTATTGTTGTTGGTATTGATATAACTGTTTGCTTGTGAATGAACCACAGTTTTCTGGTCTGTTCTCAGTAGCTACTTAGGGTTTCTGTGCCTATTGAGTGTATAATGCAGGTCATCGTCCTGTCCATTTCCAGGCTGCTGCTTCTTCTGATGTCACTTTCAACTAAACTAAACAAAGCCAAACTCACAAAGGCTTTGTAAATTCAAAAATTATCATTAGTGCCATCATGACTTCCATGACCACTGGCTGTTAGAGCTGtcattcttttttcccatttaaaaccATCTATTACTTCTGATAAATTATAATATGCTGGCTTTAAATAGGCctgtttaaacatttattatagtTTCTCTGATCTCAACATTATTTATCTTAATTGATTAAAATGTAGTAATGATTAATATAAGCTAACAGCAAATTCTCAGCTGCTAAGTTGGGATTGTATGGTGAATAATTTTATGTTTCCGTAAGAAGTGAGGGAAGATAACAGAGTTTCAGTGGCTCAAAGAACTTTGCTTTGTGCAACCATCACAAACAAAGCTCAACAGCCCGTCAGTCCTGCCAGTGAAGCCCAGTTCTGCCACTTGATTCTCCTGTGACAGACATGCTTTCCCATAATGGAGAGCTCCAGAAACGATGGAAAACGTGTATTAAGGAGAACCTAACCACTAAAAATTCATTGactgttttctcatttgtaaaagagAAGTTTATACAAAATTATGACTTTCCAAAATGAATCGTGCCCCCTGCTCACCCTCACTCCATGGGACATAAGTGTTCTCAGTGAAAAACGCTtgagttttgttttagatttgagGACGCTGCGGGATCTCCTTTGTAAAGAAGGAGTTTAGTAAGCTTTTGTTTCATATTCATTTTCCAATATCATTGTTGCTCTTGAAACTTTTTTCCAGTTGTGCtgctgtgtttaaattttttgagtttttccATTAATAAGTACAGCAAACAGGAATTCTAGGATATAAGTCTTGTGCACCTCACCTTTTATATGGCTGTGTGAAGAATAACTCCCGACATTAACTCATGTGAACACAAGCAAACCACAACGTCTGTGGTTCTAGTACCAAACTAAAAACGTTTCCACATGTTCTGTTCACATTATTGATTTAcctcttaattttaaataaaactttgatgctctatgtgttttttttttttatttgatgacAGATACTGATGGAGTTTCCTAAAATCGTAAATGCACAGCCACAAAAATACACAGTAGTTTCAGAAAATAAGCCAACCGTGAAGAGAACTGAACCAAACGTCTGCTTTGAtagcagcagcacacagagctCTGGAAAAGATACAATTCTCTTTAAGCTTGAAACTGCAGAAGAAATTGACAGGAAACGCCAACAGGACAGTGACGTCTCTGTGCAGATGCTGAAAGATTTTCTTGAAGATGGTGACACAAATCAGTACCTTTTACCACCACAGTTACTGCTGCGATACGCTCTGCTACTAGACATCGTTCAGCCCACTTCCCGGAGGTCCACGTGCTTTACCAAAGGGTAAGCTGGAAAGAGACTCCTCCGTGTCGTATCTAAAATAATCATGTTTCCTAGCTAGTCGTTTTGTTCTTCTCTGAACAAGAAGCGCTTTATAGAGTATTTCTCTTAAGCTGACTTTCTTTCCTAATTGCCGGTGGAACACGAGTGACATTCCTCTTGCAGAACATTCTGTGCACTACCCACAGATTGTTCATGGGAGACAAGGACATTTGTGGATGACCTTTGCACAGCTTAAATACTGTGTGAACGTGATTTCTGTAGTTTGTGAATGTTAGCTTTATCACCTTTCTTTCTGTGAAACATATGAAACCTCAAGAGGGATGTCTATCAgtgcattaaaaatatattttaattttaagaaatagaatagaatcaTCCAGgtataacttaaaaattaaaactcatttagatttttaaacaaattacatATTCTCGTCGTTCATAATTTAAAGGTTACTAGATTAAAAACTCCCTACTACATCTGGCTCTTAGCCATCTAGTGTCTGTTGTTACCAGCCTGTGATATCAATATAGTACATGGCCTGCCAAAGGAGTTGTTGTTAATACTGCTTCCTGGAGTGAACATAAAAGAGCCTTTTCTCATCGTGGCTACAATGCCCTGACTCCTAAGGTCCCAGCCCAAACCGAGGCATGATTCACCAAAGTTTACTCTTGAGAACCATTGAATTTATTGGGCTTCCTTCCAGAGCGTAGGTGAGAGGCTACTTACAGGAGTGTGAGTGCTCCTGTTCCCCATTAGGCTCCATTTGGAAAGTCTTTACCCAGTATGAATGTTGTCTTGTCTGCATCTGCACAGATGGAGAAACCCTCATGTAGGCTTCGCTGGAGTATATACTCTGTACCCTTCCCTGGGCCATGTGCAATTAATACAGAGTTACGCAGAACACAGAGAAGGGAGCAGCTGGGTACTCAGGTGAAGTCTgtgaccctccccacccctccatgaGGGGCAAAAGCAGTCAACAGGCCCAGCTGGGGTAACCTTTTGTAAGAAACACAGAGGAATTTCCAAAATGGTGGCTGCTGGCTTGGAAGATAGTCACTCATAATCTTCTTTGGATATTGTTGCATGGTAATAAAGTCCATGGTAAAAGAGGATCATAATTGCTTTGTTGGTTACCTATTGTCCACTTAGGGTTTTGCTTTGAGTTGTTTCTTGACTTATGGCAGTTTTTTTggtcaactttttaaaaacttagaatgGTGAGGGAAATTGAGACTTTAAGGGGAAAAAGTTCAAGACCCTGTCTTTGTTTTGTGCATACTCCTCCACTTCCTTCGCTGGGGAGGCCGTTGTGTGATGAGACAATCAaacctgtgtgtctgtgggaaagGCACTGCTGTCCTACAGCCGTGTAGACTAACTCTGATTTTATGATCTGCCCTTGTGCTTctaggagaaaggatttattactttaaaatgacTCCACTCAGCTGTTGTCTATTACCAAGTCCAATAGGTTCTGTTTAGGACCATAAAATAGCGCTTATCAATTTTGTAATAAAAAGCAACCTTGGTattcttttataataaacatgACATAAAGGAAACTTTACTGTGGCAGTCTTTTCTGCTAAagatggcagacacacacacacacacacacacacacacgcgcgcacacacgttTGACTGTAGCACATATGAAAAGACAGCCTGAAAGTTATTTTTCCGTGATgtacttttcttatttatattttaaattgtcctTATTGTGAAAAGAGAGTGCTCATGTGATGGAAAACCAGCTTGGCAACATACCtttcatttctgaaatattttgtaattcttttttcttttttcttttttttttagaattttatttatttatttatttattattttattttttattatattttgtaattCTTACAcaattttaactaattaattcttaaatgaaaatgataGTAAAATCTGGTCTAATGAGAGTTAAATTCAGATTCAATGGACCATGTATATGTGGTATTAGAGAGCCAAAGTTTTGAGATGCTAAGAGAAAAATCATAAATCagtcattataaaaataaaagcagtgatATGTTTTCATGTATACATTCGGTCTAATGTGCCATGGACCTTtgtaatataatgtatattttctaGCAAATAATATTGCAGCTAGGACAATTAATACAAAAATGCTAATACATCATTCAATGATATTTATACAACTCAACTAGTACATTCAGTTTCCTAAAAGTTTACATAGAATTAtgtcttttgtcttattttaaattacaaaacatATTTATGTACTAGTCaaatcttttagaaaatattaatgtatgttattatggaaatattttatcacttaaaaatattttttttttaaggaaaagaccTTGAGAGACTCTGTTTGGTACAGTGTTTTCACAAGCCCTGAATTAGAACTCCAGGAGACATGTAAATATAGCTGCATGCACTTGTGGCATGCACTTGTGATTTCAGCTCTGGGGGagtgagacaggcaggtctctgggccTTGCTAGCTGGCCAGCTTAACTTAATTGGTGTGTTTGATACCAGTGAGAGAGTGTGCTTCCAAAAAACACCGGACTGTGCTTTAGGGCATGACACCCAGGGTTGCCTTCAGAGGGctgtctccacacacatgcacatgcatgcacacctgcttACACAAAAtagacacatactcacacatgaatgcacagacatacaaagaaataatcttttaaaatttggcactaaaatacatcaggtgttATATAACGCTCATCTTGTTTTTCAGGTATGGAAGCTACATCGAAGGGACAGGCTCTGTGTTGCAGATGGCAGAGGATGTGCAGGTACCATGTATGATAAAAGCTAAAGCTTTCCACGCCATAACACtacttttaacatttaatttaagaataataaaataattttaaatgttcaactGTTCcttattcacacatgcacacacacttgcacacacacacacactttcctttctgtggagtcattctttttattttcttgttagaattatgaaataaaatagttgACTCTGcttcctatatttttctataatctaatttatatatttactgatAGGGCTTAGTTTTAGAAAGTCAAAAATGACAGATAAAGTGAAAGTGACCCTGCTCTGTTCAGTGtgagtcttttcttcttctaagtcTGCTGCCAAGTTATTGAGTGGACTGTAGTTGTTCCacagaaatattttgtttatacatTGTTACCGCGTGGCACAGCAGCTGGCTTGTCCACTGTTCTTAGACTGCCCCACAACTGGTAATCCTAAGTCTGGTCATACAATACCTTTTAAtttctcttggatttttttttaacagattgaAAATATCTATAAGTCTCTTACTGATTTGCCACCAGAAGAAAAGATAGCTAAGTTGTCAATGCTTAAACTGCGGTATTTCACACCTAAAGAAATTGCCAATCTCCAGGGATTTCCTCCAGAATTTGGTATGTGGGATCCATGTAGCTCTCAGCTTTCCTTCACTAAAGCTCTCAGCATCTCAGTAGGACacactctccctctgtctcttctcttctctctctctctctctctctctctctctctctctctctctctctctctctctctctctctctctctctctctctctctctctctctgtgtgtgtgtgtgtgtgtgtgtgtgtgtgtgtgtgtgtgtaggcgtggGGGGATGACAATCACTTCAATTGCTcattttgttggtatttttattAACCCAGGGGCTCAAGTGTGTTACACCAAGCTACATTCCCCAGCCCTTCCTTTTGAATTAATTTATATgttgaaacagattttttttttttacattgaccAGGCTCATCATGAGCCTGCTCTCTAGCCTAGGtggtccttgaactcatgaccctcctacctcagccccctccatagctggaattacaggctgtaCCACCAAACTTAGCCAGGCTCAACTGGCTTTTTCAAAAGAAGGTAAAGTATGGTTGAGTTAACTAGCTGTGGGCAAGGGCTGtatttgtggttgtttttttacTTTGGCAAAGATATGTTATCAGTTATTGGTTTTGTTCTCCACTTTAAGGAGGGTAAGGGTCATTCAAAGGGGATCTAAGGCAGGGGAATTCACAAACAAAGCCAAGATAGAGGGAAGACAAAGTCCTAACTCCACCACAGTGCAGGAAGTCCTGGGATTAGCCCCCTGAAGCCTGGACACTGCCCTGTGCTCACAGAGCTCCCAAGCCCTCCCCTGCTTCCATTGCCACCAGCACTCCTAGCTCTAAGAGGTCCATGGTTTCTTACACAGGGCTCCACGTGCTCTCCATAGCTGGCTAAGTAGCCTAAGGGAAAAATAGACCTATGCAGCATGCCTCCAGGGTAGGGAGGAGGAGATCTGCCTCGGAGAACCCTGAGGATTTGAGGATTTGAGTAGGGAAAGGGAACTTTATTAAATCCAGTAGAGTTGCAATattgatgcatgtgtgtgaggcgAAGAATGGGttaaagaatcatttttttaGATTCTAAATAATAAATCCACAGGCGATGTCTTGGAAGAGCGCTGACAACAAGCTGGCCATTTCACTTAACTATTCTTGGTATTTGCTTCTGTGAGCATACTGACAGCAAACAGGTTTATTTTCTACTCCctgcccttttaaaaatttatcagtGTTGCAGTTTGTACTTTTATACTTAGGATTTTggtccctgtgtatgtgtgtttctgtgtaataataacaattttttaaaaagagtccaTAATTTTGAGAGGGAGCAAGAAGAGGGGGCATAGGAGagattggagagagaaaagggaaatgatgtaattgtattattattatttttttaattaaaaaaagaaaagataggatctctgtgagttcgaggtcagcttggtctacaaagcaagtccaggacagccaaggctacacagataaaccctgttttgaaaaaccaaaaaaaaataaaaaaataaaaaagaaagagaaaaatgtgatttttctttttggcccTCTTATTTAGTTCTCAATGTTTTAGAGACTTACTGAAGAAAGCCACAGACCCTCCTTGCCTTAGTTTATGTCACAAAGTAAGAAAACTGTAGAAGAACGAGCTGAGGGTTGGACTCAATTCTGCTTTCAGTCTACTTTCCTAGTCACTGTATTTTGAACAACCAGATGTACTTTACACACTACTTAAGAGAAAAGCTGTTGATTGTCTAATCAGAATGGACTCCTAAGGCCCAGTCTATCTATTACTTTACATGCAGGGTTCTAGTCACCATGGTACTACTGAAACTTGGTAAGGGGTGCGGAGGGGCCAGAGGCAGACCCAGCTAGAGTCTTCGCTTGCTCCACCTTAGGCtaacttttctgttttagtttacTTGTTTGTAAAACGTAGATAATTATAAGACTTACTTTATGAGGTATTATGACTATTGACTGGGTTAGTATATTAAATGCTTATTATAATGTCCTAGACAAGAAATCTTGTATTGGTTCTAATTTTCACATTACAGAGAgataatttaaaagtattatgtttgtttgtttatttatttgtgtgtgtgtgtgtgtgtgtgtgtgtgtatgtacgcgCACGCCTATGCCATGAtgtatgtgtaggtcagaggatatCATTTCATCAGATGGGTGTCATGAGCTCATGTCTTTAGGCATTGTGGCACTGAGCCATGTTGGTAGACACTCAAGAAgggtaattttattttgtaaattttataaatattttttgttttaaaatttgaggTGAATAATATAGAATTTCTTGAGGTTcttcaaatatatgtatacaaaacACATATGAAGagtcttttaattttgtttcatttcttttaaaacattttttagattaaaatataatcacaccattttcctccttccctttcatccCTCTAACCCCTCCCATGTGCccctctttgttctgtttttgaatttatgatttcatttttttgctattgttatatattttaaattgctgaatgctcttttaaaatatgtgttatgtGTCTGTGGACAGTTTTACCTAGCTGTTACTATAGAACATGACACAGTGTGCTTCATGTTTGTTCCCAACATTATTGGCTGTGGGTACAAAAATGGACATTGTCTGAGCCATTTGTCCCCTGGCAATAATGGGTTCACATTGATCTGTCTGCTCATTTTATCCTGGTGTCTTTGTGACAGACTGAAAACCTGCATGTGTGTACCTAGCTGGCTTTGGAGAGAAACACCAGTTTTACTGGGTGAAAGCTGCTGTCTTGACCTTGTACAttctgtgtagctttgttttttaagactaccaatattttaatataactaACTCAAAAAAACACCTGTTAACTTAAGAACAATATAATTTGTCTATCACTTAGTTTAGACTCTAATATCTGTATAAAATTCTGTTTGTAAACTCACCTTTCCCGTTAGTGTAGTCATAATATTGCAAAGGGTCATTTCCTCAGATAGTGTAAAGTGTTATCTGTAAACACATTTGGAGCTAAATCGTCTTTGAGATTAGTAATGTGCTTGCCTGCGGCTTACTGTCTGTGGGACTCAAGCTTTACAGTCCTGCTCATTGCAGATGGCAGCTTTATTGTAGCTGTTATCTTACTGTAGCCAACGTAGAGTCTAGTATTGATAAAGCAGCTTTACCTAATGGTTCTTCATTACAAATGTATTTAATTGTGCTGTTTTAATGCTctttaattatttcctttatcttactgtttgtttgtttgtttatttatttatttatttatttagtcacttgtTATTTCAAAGCACACTGAATATGACTAAGTCAGATAGCAGAAAATCAGCTTATGGAAGCAAACTGTGAAAACTAGctatatacagaatatataaaaagCTCTTATAacaacactaaaaagaaaaataatccaacataaaaatgtcaaaatgattTGAATATACATTTCTTCAAATAAGataaacatatagaaaaaaacacatgaaaggGATGTTTAATATCATTAGTTActagagaagaaaaagtaaaaccaCAGTGACTATTACTTCATATCCACAAGAGTGAATTAAAATAGTGTTAACATCTCTGCAGACATTATACATAATACATGACTCGGCCGTTTTACCTTTAGACACATATCCAAGAAAAAACTTCCATATCTcctatatactattatatatactATCCTAAagtggaaacaactcagatgtttACCAGctaatgaatagataaataaaatgtcttatatattaaaacattattaaataataaaaatgaagtacTGAAATTTTCTCTAATGTGAATGAACCTTAAAACCATTATAATAACTGTAAAACAGAAGACATAAAACATATCACTTGATTCCATTTAGATGACGTTAGAGCAGCCACATCTGTAGTAGTAGTGGTTGGGGGTGGACAAAGAGAAGGACCAGGAAGCACCTGCTGAGGGGGGTAGCCCGTTGCTGCTCTGTGAGTTCCTTTGTCTCTTCTACCCTTCTCTACCcctttacttcttccctttcaacttCCAGATagataagagaggaaaaaaggagagagaggaaagggggctgtcagtatttttaaatgacttcctGCTAATTAGAGGAGTTCCTTCCGGCAGGTTCAACATCAGTCAGGACATTACTCCTTTGCATTTCTTTAGGCATCACTACTTAGCCAACCTCAGccaacagcatccaaccaccaaTCATTCACCATCTATTGGGGctgtagcatttatatatcctctgaaaaatGCCCAGAATTCTAAACATCATACACTTGTAGAAACCCTTTGCAGCTAACAATaccatgcccctgccagagcacaaggaAAGTCATAGGCAGGTGCTTCAAAGCAACCCTAAATCCCCAACCTAGGATTAGAACAAAACACAGTCTTataatatttatgtgttttttaaagaaaccaaatttttCACTAAAGATGGGTACaggagttgttgttgttgacatgAAGATGTTTGAGAGCTCTATCCCAAAATGCATGAACCCTGTactttaaaaagggaaattttGTGGTATGTAAAGTAGAGCCCTATATAAACGTGTTGTTAAATAAAAGAACTACCAAGAAAATAGTAACAACTACTTTCCCAAAGTGTATTAGCACATAGGTCTCTGTGAACTCGAGTACATGTTTGCATTAGCCATATTCTGATAGTATGTAATACAGTTGTGTTCTACAGCATCTCACCGAATAAGCACAACACTGTCAAGGAGGCATGATTGTATTTATAAAACAGCCGTTGTGCTTTTACTAAAGGTATCTTTTATTTCTGAACATTAGGATTGCAAGTAACTGTGCTGTAAAAGCCACCTCTGTTTTCCAGGGTTTCCTGAGAAGGTAACAGTAAAGCAGCAGTACCGTCTACTTGGCAACAGCCTCAACGTGCATGTAGTAGCAAAGCTCCTCACAGTCCTGTGTGAATAATTTGGAAATACCTCTGAGAGGTGTCATAGCATTCTTCTAATTCTAGGTATTAAttctaaaattctatttttaattcattcatatgaAATGTAACTAAATTATTTTAGTATCATGTTAGTGGATAATTGGAAACTTAGGTAATGCATGTCaaattattttcctaaatttatATTACTGTATCCCATAAGCTTCACTTTGCTGTTTTGCCTCATgggtaaatattt
This window contains:
- the Trdmt1 gene encoding LOW QUALITY PROTEIN: tRNA (cytosine(38)-C(5))-methyltransferase (The sequence of the model RefSeq protein was modified relative to this genomic sequence to represent the inferred CDS: substituted 1 base at 1 genomic stop codon), with the protein product MXTLLLMKYTSTIFLTHTYWRRQLKIGLQGDMADPRTNSFLYILDILPRELLVHTLETCGFQYQEFLLSPSSLGIPNSRLRYFLIAKLQKEPLPFQAPSQILMEFPKIVNAQPQKYTVVSENKPTVKRTEPNVCFDSSSTQSSGKDTILFKLETAEEIDRKRQQDSDVSVQMLKDFLEDGDTNQYLLPPQLLLRYALLLDIVQPTSRRSTCFTKGYGSYIEGTGSVLQMAEDVQIENIYKSLTDLPPEEKIAKLSMLKLRYFTPKEIANLQGFPPEFGFPEKVTVKQQYRLLGNSLNVHVVAKLLTVLCE